A segment of the Ipomoea triloba cultivar NCNSP0323 chromosome 1, ASM357664v1 genome:
ACAACCAGGTAAATTTCAAATTCTAATTTCACCTcccatttatgatttttttttttgaaaactatgaTTCATTTGATCAGAAGGAATGAATTAGGGGGAAAAAAATCAATTCTGTACAAAAAATGTgagaattcaaatttcataggcaaagaaacaaaattattgagaattgaaagaaaaatgtgaataaaaactaaaatgtgctcatataattataattataataataataataataataataataataataacaaaatcaCAATTTACTATGAAATTCAATTGCGCAGcttatgaaattgcaattcttgaGGAGTTAAGGGTAATGGAAGTGTACATTTCATGAATTGAGTAGGAATGAAGTTACAATTCTATCGTATCAAACACTCCATTAAGCTTTGTTTGGCATACCTAAAAAGCTATAAtagttacaaattaaaaagttaaCAATTAGTCAGATTTTGATGGACGACATGGGGAGTCTCAGCCAGATTATGATGAACCACATCGGGGGAGGGGGGGAGCGGGGGTTAGCAGTCTTTGTGAGGTCGTCACAAATctaatggggtgtttggttagaTGTAGTTGGAATTCATTCTTACTTTATTCCATGGCAAGAcaaattatagtgtttggttttAGGGAACTGCAATTCCACATAATTGTAATTCCCTTCTTTTGTTGAATTGCAAATTCATGGGTACCCcataaattgtaattcaatggtTGTTGGAAAGGGAAAAAGGGAATAAATGATAAAAGTAccattggttattattattattaggcaaaGTGTCAAATAGCCACATCCACCACTCGCAATTGCTCAATTAACCACTTGTTCTAAAATAAGATCTAATTGACCACATTTACCTTTAAAATTGTATTCACTTAGCATTTTctctaggtttctatcaagtaATCATTCCATAATGTTAACATGAAATTTACATACAAATAATTTGATGACTTGCTTCATTGTTAATTCATTCAAACCTAGAGAAAACTGTTGCTTTCTCTCTCCTCATCCTCACCACCATCATCGCGAGTGTCGATCTTAAAACAAAATCAGTAGCTTCTCTTGATTTTGCACTACCATTTAGGCTCTCCCTTGTGTGCGCATGAAAGGTTGGTGAGTTATAGCACTATCGACACTCACTACTGGAAATCAGCgattttccgaccacttttccgaCCACCTGAAAAAGTGGTCGCAAAAAGttatcttttttccatttttcatcCAGCAATGACTCTGCACATCTAAAATGAACAAAATAGATGCGCTCATTGATTGTACGTTCAAAGTTTTCTAACAAATTTGGTTTCAAACACCTCAAAGATTATAGGACATTTTACAGTTGGTGCACGCTTAACCGAGGCAGCTGGAGCAAACAAGAGAAATGAAATTCTATATTGTGACTAGAAGCGCAAGGCCATGAATAAGTTCTGCCTCCAAGCATGTTCATGAATTAGGCAACAAAGAGTTTCACGAGGGATGCCTGTGAGCCCTATAGCAAAGCATGAAAGGGTATGGTAATAAGCATATAAATATCATACAATCATAGAAAGTTTCAAAAATCTCATGTTAAAGATATTGTGGGATTACTTAGGCACACAAGTAGCAATGGGGAGGCAACAAacaattttcacttttcaaatcGACAGCCGCGATAATGGTGGTGAGAATGAGGATGGAGAACATGGTGATTTTCTCTGGGTTTAAAAAtctaatcaatattttaaaaaatatttaaaaaaaaaaatagtcataaACGCGAAAATCCAAATCCTAACTGCACTACACTTTCGCATTTTTGTAAAGTGTAAATTTTAATGCTTAAATGATGAATATCTTAATTTAGTGAATTATTAGCTGGACCAAATTGTTTTTAAGTATTGAGTATTTCATTATTTGTGGTGTGGTCTTGTGGAACCTTAtatggttttttaaaaaaagatttgATATACCATTTTTAATAtagcaaacaaacaaattatgttaatataaaattattagtaTGCAacattattttagtaatttttaaatgcataatttcaaaatttgaaaaataggtAAATTGACTAGCTCGTCGTTATGCAAGTCAAGTTTATAACAACATAATCTGTTTAAGAAACAtgacaatttattttgataacTCTACCTTTatcatgtattattattattaagattcCTAGTGATAGTTTGTATGATGAATTCTATATGCTAACTTGTGTGTTTTAAGTATCCTAATACTTgtacaatataatgaatatgtaatataatatatatatatatatatatatatatatatacacacacacacactttgcTATTGTAATACTCGCATTGATGCTTTGATCAGAATCTCCATACAACCAATATTTATACTTCTACCTTCTCTAAGGTCTTCAGTCTTCAACTCTTCACTACTATGACTTCCCATACAACCCATAAATGTTaatacatacatgcatgtacATTGTGAACCTTCGTCCTAATTGTTAACCATACGTCAAGCATTGCTATAATTAGGAAGATAACTTACTAGTAAGCTGTCACCCCAACGACGcaaactttcttcaattttcGTCAGAAGGAAGAGTTATGTATAGTCGTAAAAGGAATATACTACGATTTTAATGAcattatggtctagtggcacgatGTGCCTCTCTGGAATAGAATCTGTAATCCATTGTTTGTCTTGACCGTTTATTCATAGGACCCAGGTACTAGCTATTTCCAAGCActcgagaatatatatatatatatatatatatatatatatatatatatatatatgtatatatgtaattaatacaatatatacacttatatatataatacattatgttTATTGAAGTATACACATAAATTCattcataataaattattattattattattattattattattattattattattattatgcatacatacacacacatatctttGTTCATTATATTGTAGCTAGAGATTTATACATAAGGTTACTGAATAACCTTGTAGTACATCCTTGTTAATTATTTCAAGGCGACAGATCTTTTATTTAACGCACACTACATGTCTTCGTACAAAAACTATACTAGGCCATCAGATATGCttgccaaaaataaaataataaaggcatactGAAAAACACTAGTATACTTATAATAACCAACGTATCGATAACTCATATGTACACACCATGTAATACGTTATAATTAGTCATTGTTCAATAAATTTGTTACTCCGTATCTACAGGGCCGTTCCATTAAAAAATATGGGTCTTGTCTAGTAGGTTAAATTGGACCTTCCGTCCTTCACTATTTTTGTTTCGGGATgcaatctaattaaatataatagagtaaaattACAATCTAAATAAAATAGAGTAAAACAAAAagcacaaatataataatagagAGGTCAAACAAGAAcataggggggggggggatattTTTTCAGTACAATGcttaaaaaaaagatatatctatttataaaagtaaatataaagttAGAAGTTTATAAGATCTAGAAAATCTCTATAACTAAGATAATTGAGTTCAATCCATATAGacttcaagttattgtattGAATGTATTATATgataaaagtgaaaaagtaataaaaaaattgtctaaatataatgcataaaattcaacaaagaacAAAATAGATttcaaagtttaatttaaaattagtggcattttcatgcatatttaaatacaaatttattcaccCAATCCAAATTTCGATGTCAattacttctaaaattttattttcaattacaattaagaGCAATCAATATATATGGATGCTAAAAATACGCAgtatttatcaagtataaaattattgaactatatatataatatttttttcaaaattgggGGTTCTATGCGGTCGCCCAAGGGCCAGCCCTGCGTATCTAACTAGTATCCACATGTCTCTCTTAGTCTCTTTGTATCGCATACAAAATGACATGCAACTCACCATATTCAAATTCATATATTGTGATAGTCTTATCAGAATTATAATGtccaaattaaaacttttatgaCTAAATATGCTTTTACAATAGTGATTACCTAATTATttgtcactcatattcttaatcTTTAAGAATGAAGGATTATAAAAATTGTACATGAATATTAAtcaaatcataataaataaattttgacaaAATTACAACgctcaaataaataaaagttgacttttgaatttaaaaagtattattatatattatcaaaaatgaatttaaaaatattattggaaAAAAATTTCAGGGCAGTGTGTCTGTGTGACTGTGTGTGAGCAAAAAGTTGTTAAGTGACATGCAAGGACAATTGAAAACCAATTACTGGGTTATGTGGCATTTTTCCAAATTGGTGAAATAGGCAAATGTAGAccataaatataaattacattttttatttttaatatattaaaagtatattatttgtgtattgaatatatatatatatatatatatatatattttaaatgaatatatattatttaatagtatataaaataatatattttcaaataacatattttacgtatgtaaaaaatatgtttttaatatattaaaaatgtaatttttatttgtggTGCATATAATTGTGTTGGATTATGTTTGATTGGGTTAAATAGGCATGTACGGTGTGTCTCGTAGCAGTGCACTTGAACGCACCGAATCATTTGACCGCTTGACAAAATATAGCATCGAAACGGGTGCAAATATAGAAGCAATTTCGTCCAGCCCGAGTTTAGCCCGCAAACGGAAAACCAGTCGAGAGAGGGAAGAagatacagagagagagagagagagagagagaatgatgAAGGAAGAAGCCATAAGCTCCTCTGGCGATCCTCTGCTGCCACCCAAGTCTTCCTCTCCTCCGCCTACCCCCACTCCCGCTGCTAGGTAACCCCAATCCCCATCGAAACAACAAAAACCCTAGGTTACGTTTCTCTCTACTCATTCTGTGTTGCTCCCCATCCCATTCTGGGGCTTTCGCCTTTCCATAAGCGAATTTTCggttatttgtttataataatCTTTGTAATGctgcttttctttcttcacactTTGACACTCTTTCGTGTTAAGCTTATTCATTTGTTTGCCTCTTCCGTTATAAAACTTATAATCGAGTCTTGgggttttaatttttatctttcttatgttttctttttccaaaactAATTGTTTCAATGAAATCGCATGATTCTGCTAGCCACAAACCTATAATTCAATAACAGCATATTAGGAAAATAGAAAGGATTTTGTTGCTAGGGAAGCTGAGGTTTGAAATGGTTGCTGGCTATTTGCCAGCAAGGCAGCAATGGTATTACTGTAGTGTAGTTATTTGAGGATAAAACTGTGCATTTGCTGCAGTTTCTTTTACATATGGATGAGGTGATTTTAATCTATTTATCTCTTCTGTATGACAATAAGTTGTGGCTATGGAATCATCAACTTCCCTGGGCTAAGGCAAACAAGATGTGAAGTAAAGATGGGATAGTCAGAGAACAATTGGTCAAATTGTTTGACTTTTCCAAACATTTCAACCACTTGAGTGATAAGTAGTTTAATAGATTGTATTACTTCTTGTCAGTTCTGCAGGGGCATCTTCTCCTACTGTTCCAGTAAATGTTGGCAGCACAGACTGGGCAGTACAGGGCTCAAAAGCAGGTTCCGTTTCCCGTGTTGGGTCACAGCGCATAGGGACTTCATTGAGTACCAGTgctggtggttctgctcttggaTCATCACAGCCTTCGTGTAGACCCTGGGAAAGGGGTGATCTATTGAGACGCCTCTCAACATTCAAACCCACAGACTGGTTTGGAAAGCCTAAGGTTTAAATCTGGGCCTCCATTTATTATCATATTACATCGAAGTTACTCAAAAATCATTTGTTGGTTCTTTTGTGTGTGGATCCTATTTTCCGTCAATATTTACATTATGGCGCTACTTTGAGATAGTTTTGAAGTTGGGGGACATAGACAACTATATTTCTTAGATGATTTTGCACAGGCAGGGGCTAGCTGCAGAAGAGCTAGGCCAATTAATTACTTAGAACTCTGCGCTGCCCCAGCCCCCAGAATTTATTACTTAGCACTGaaaataagaatttttattCCTCTTAATTTTACATCCTTAATGTCTTTAGTGCATTTATCTTTTATTCCTCTTAATTCTAGTTCATCCTTAATCTCTTTTGTGGCATTTTCTATTCCTCTTAAGTCTAGTACATTGCTAATATCTTTAGTGATATTTATTTTCCCTTCGGAAAAAGAGAGTTTACAGATAATGGTGCTGGGTTGCGTCTTTCTCTAACTGGTCaatttccatttaatttttatcCTCACTTAGAAAACAACAAGAAAGGTACTCTTTGATAATAGACATGAATTGCACTAGCTAAAATGAAGCTAAGGCTAAGTGAATTTTACTATCTCCTTTATGATGAATGGACATTCTTTTTTAAGCATTATGCCTCAATGATACTGTATGCCCTTGCTGCACCTTCTATTCtcttcatttatttattcagTTACCTCTTGTTTTTCTTGTACTTTCTTTATTAACTTATTTGTGTCACAAATGTTTTGTGCTAAAATAGTGAGCTTTACATAATTTTAAGTGGACTGGAGGTTTCTTCAATTCATGGTTTTAGTATGACTTTGGCAGGCTGCTGGTTCTATGGCTTGTGCCAGAAGGGGCTGGATAAATGTGGATGCTGATAAGATTGAATGCGAGTCATGTGGTGCAAATCTCAAATTTATTTCCTCAGCTACCTGGACTCCTTCTGAAGGTGGCTTGTGCTGTATATTATTTTGGCATTTTATAGCTGTTTGTTATTCTTATTTCATAGTTAGcaatcagatttttttttttaattccgtTAAGACCCTTATATAATCATAGTGTACATTATTACTAGAATAGTATAGTATATTAGTATTCACTATTCAGAGTAATTAACAGCTAGGGGAAAATTTTCTGATAACCTTTAGAATTGgaactgaaaaaaaaatccatccTATATGTCAAACAAGGGGATATCCTATGCCCATTTCTCTTTCTCTAGTATCTTGATTTCTACCTTTAAACCATGCCAAGATTTAGCTTGAGATTGTCCAGGCCAAGAGTGTTTAGGCCTAGTTTAGTGGGGTTTTTAATAGAAATAATGCTAATTTTACTAAGGTTGGTATATGCTTGTGGGTCCATAAAGTTCAGgggctaatttaattatgaGTTAACTGTTAACCTTAATGTTTCTTTTTACCATATGAATAGTGGTTAGGGACTGATAAAGTTTTTTAATAGTTcagttgtttataattttatttcttaagttCAGGTGATGTAGGTGCACatttccctaattaaaaaggtggttttattatttatgagtgTCAACTGCTTAACTTCAGAGAACTGTAACCTGATGCTCATTGGATATTATGAAATTATCTAATTGAGGCACACATGGAAATTCACTTTGATAATTGTGAGCTTTTGCAACTTGGATATCTAGTGTAACCAAGTGCACCTCATTTAGAGTTTGTACTGTCTATGACAATTATGCAGCAATTTTTTGCCCTTGTTACCTTATGTTTTAACCTTAATAAGACTTTACTGCATGCCTGTTATAccttttgttctaataaatagGTTATCCTTTATAGCTGATGTTGCTGGTGAAGACTTTGCAAAAAAACTTGATGAAGGGCATAAAGTCACTTGTCCATGGAGGGGAAATAGCTGTGCAGAGAGCTTGGTCCAGTTCCCCCCTACTCCACCTTCTGCCCTAATTGGTGGTTATAAGGATCGTGCTGATGGATTACTTCAGTTTCCTTCCCTCCCTATTGTGGCTGCATCTGCAATTGAGCATATGCGAGTTTCTAGAGGTTCAGAAATTGATTCTTTTCTAGCTCAATCACAGGGTTTTGGAGGTGTTGAACCTTTCTTTAGGCCAGAGGTTATGTCTGGAGCTGAGAACACCAGAGAAGATGCTTTCTTTATATACTCTCGTGTAAGATTGTCATGCTTTCAACTACTACTGATTTCCCTCTctatattttcatttctaaACCTTTTTTCAACTTTTCATTACAACTTAGGCTCAGAAGCTGATAAGCCTTTGTGGATGGGAGCCAAGGTGGCTTCCAAATGTCCAAGACTGTGAAGAATACTCAGCTCAGTCGGCTAGGAATGGGTGTTCAACAAGTCCGACAAAAGATCATGGTCCTCCACAAGAACTTGGCCGTGGCAAGAAGGTACTGTCTTGTTCAAAGAAAAGGGATACTGTTAAAAATGAAGTTGTGTGCCCCATGTCAAAAGGTGAATCTAGGTCACCTTTGTTGGATTGTAGTTTGTGTGGAGCTACAGTGAGAATTTTGGACTTCCTTACGGTTTCTCGTCCTGCTTGCTTTGCTCCCAACAGCATTGATATCCCTGAAACAAGCAAAAAGATGGCATTAACACGAGGAGTAAGTGCTGCCAGTGGAATAAGTGGGTGGGTTGCTACTGATGGTATGGGAAAGGAGCAGACAGAGGACCATGATGAAGCAGCAACAGATGAGGGAAGGTCGTTGTCGAATAATGGTGTGGATCTAAATCTTACAATGGCAGGTGGGCTGTCCTGTTCACAACTACGCAAGAATTTAGGTCCTGACCAATTTCAAGATGTGCACAAGAGAAGAGATCCAATGATTGGACAGCCTTCTAGCAGTGAGGTTGGTGACCGTGCGGCTTCATACGAGTCTCGTGGTCCTAGTTCTAACAAGCGTCATTTAGAGGAACGTGGAAGCACTGCCGACAGGCCACAATTGGTAGTACAACAAGCGGACAGCGTTGAGGGAACTGTAATAGACCGTGATGGAGATGAAGTCAATGATGACAGTCAGTACTCAGCTGGTCCTTCAAAACGCCCCCGTGAGTCAGATCCTCTAGAAATCCATCACTCATCATATGGGAAAAATGCAGCTGGTGCTGGTCCTAGCCTGTCACTTGGTATTGAGGTTGGAACAGAtggccaaagagatgatcctttCAACCAAGGTCATGAACAGGTGATTGGTTTCCCAGCTACAAGAGATTCAACACATGTTTCATCTGTTATTGCTATGGACACATTTCATTGTGCGGATGATGATTCAATGGAAAGTGTTGAAAACTATCCAGGAGATGTTGGTGATATTGAATTCCCTTCAACATCAGGTGTAAAAAGCACGGATCCATTTGAGATGTCTGAGTTAAACTATAGCAATCAAGCACAGCAGAGTGCTTGTCCTGCTGCTATTAGGAGTGCTGGTGAAATTGGTGTTAGTAGCACAAATGATGAGGAAGTTTTAAATGCAGATACTGCAACTGCACATGCAAGGGATGGCCTTAGTTTTGGAATTAGTGGAGGAAGTATAGGAATGGGAGCTAGCCATGAAGCTGAAATTCATGGGATGGATGCTTCTGTGCATAGAGCTGATAGTGTTGTTGGTGATGTGGAACCAATTGCTGAAATCACTGAAAATGAAGGTCAAACCGGTGAATTTGGTCCTGATCCTGGACTGATGGGTGACTATGTTCCAGAGGAAATGGACCGGGAGGATCCTAATGGTGATAGTCAAGATCTAACATCTCGCTCAGTGGGAAGAGCTGATAGTGGTTCAAAAATTCTTGGCTCAGCCAAGGCAGAATCCATCGAAAGTGCTGAGAAGACCAGCCATGATCCCTCTACACCCAATAATAGTGCACATCCCTCTCTTTCTTGCAATGCTATTTTATTGTCTGTGCATGAGGCATCAAAGGAAGAAGTTACCCAGGCTGCCCAAGCTGCCAATGCACTGGCTACTGAAGATGGTGGATATGTGGTGGAGTCAGGCTTCTTGGTTGCAAAGGGGACAGGTAATGGTATCTCTGCTGTTCTGTTTGCCCAACTCTTGTCTTCACCTCCATGCAAGAGATTAGCAGGTTGTAAGAAATGTTGATAATGATGCATAATAAACCTTGAGTctgatttattttatgtttattaaatttcttccactcaatattaagaagtAATGCTCTAAACTAATATTCACTTTGCTTAGATATATAGGACATTTCATTGGCAATGTGAGCATGACAAGTGATATTCATAACTTGGGGTTGTGTAGCACTGTAGCCTATAATGACACCACTGCTTGTTATAATGGAATATCTGATAGGTCATTGTAGTTCATCATTTAAATGATACTATTAGTGATGAATGACCTGTGTCCTTTTCCCAATTTCTTCGCTTCAGTTAAATATTTccactttaattatattaaatagtaAGTGTTTCAGGGCCTCCCAATGGGGAAAGTGGTTATAAAGAAGCTGTTGAGTTCGACCCAGTTAACCATCATAACCCTTTCTGCCCTTGGGTCAATGGAAATGTTGCTGCAGCTGGCTGCACCAGTAGTAGTGGTTCCAGTTCCAGTGCTGGTGCTCTTGCTCTTTGTGGTTGGCAGCTAACTTTAGATGCTTTGGATTCTTTGTCGCTTGGAAATGTTCCAATCCAAACTGTGGAGTCTGAATCAGCCGCTTCTTTGTATAAGGTATACAAATCTATTCTATGCTTAATAATATACATATCTATAGTTATCTTGGATTTATTCAATTCCTTTGAGATGGTAATCATTGAGCTGGATGCCTTACTGGTGCACTCCTGCTAAAAGTGGGTTACATTAAGCTATTGTTAAGATCCATTTCCCTAGTTGCTGGTTTCTTGTGTAAGAGTTTCTTCTTTGATGTTTGAGATCAAAGGATGTTCTATAAATTTCATTCAAGTTTCTTTGCTGGACTAGGAAAAATTCTTTCAGCTTTCTGTCATTTGGTCCTTTGATTTTGCCATTGCCGCAATTGGATATATTTGAAGGATTTGATTTTGGTCTGCCATATTTAACTTTCTTTTGCAGGATGACCATCGATCTGCTGGTCGGAAACTCTTGGCACGAAACTCATTTAGCAAAAGCCGTGGAGGGAATTAACAGTGAATTATAAGTGAGTTAAAACCTGGTAATTTGTATGTGTTATTATGATTTCTCTTAATTCCATAAACGAGTGTGCAcgttttgaaattatattaatgaGCTACCTGAACCAGAATATTCTGCCTGATGTGGAAATGTTTCCCACCAATAGAAATGCTTTGACTATTCAACCTGTTTAATTTAGTGGGCCCTTTTAACTTAGTAATATCAAGGAGGGATGTTAGGACTAGGAGTTGAAAAAATGAGGGGAAATaatcattttctttaaatttggGTCTAATATGCTTTTACCATTCACTTAATATAAGCTGTGTGCTTCCACAAGTCTTTTCTTGTTGATTGCATATTTCTATTATTAAAGTTGAAGCTTAGTGGATTTTTTAAGGTGTTTAATATATGTAAGCAAATGTTAACATTTAAACTCCAGATGGGTTTATGCTTCTGTGAAACAGaaaatatttgtattcattctTTTTTCAGTCTTAAGAAAAAGGATAAGAAGCAATAAAGGGATTAtggaaaaattttagaaatactAAAAAATGACTTGGCCTAGATTTCAGATAGCCTGTCAACTAAGAGCCAATACATATCATTGTTtcacagaaaatatttttattcattttttttttcagtcttTTAAGAAAAAAGCATAAGCAATAAAGGGATTAtggaaaaattttagaaatactAAAAAATGGCTTGGCCTAGATTTCAGATAGCCTGTCAACTAAGAGCCAATGCATATCATTGTTTcacagaaaaatatttttattcatttttttcagTCTTTTATGAAAAAGGATAAGAAGCAATAAAGGGATTACAGAAAAATTATAGACATACTAAAAAATGACTTGGCCTGTAGATTTCAGATAGCCTGTCAACTAAGAGCCAATGCACATCATCAAGCTTACAAGTAGTTGCATCCTGTTGCCTTTAATCAAACTTGACATATTACACATTCATTGGTTTGCATTCAGGGTTTTATAGGTCTATAATGCAAGCTGCCCAATCAACTGGTCTCAGTTTGTGTGGGATCCTGAATTGTTGAACCATTTGATTCCTTGAGATGTTCCATCGAGCCAGAagactctcttttttttttttttttttttttttttttttttttttttNNNNNNNNNNNNNNNNNNNNN
Coding sequences within it:
- the LOC116023636 gene encoding uncharacterized protein LOC116023636, which codes for MMKEEAISSSGDPLLPPKSSSPPPTPTPAASSAGASSPTVPVNVGSTDWAVQGSKAGSVSRVGSQRIGTSLSTSAGGSALGSSQPSCRPWERGDLLRRLSTFKPTDWFGKPKAAGSMACARRGWINVDADKIECESCGANLKFISSATWTPSEADVAGEDFAKKLDEGHKVTCPWRGNSCAESLVQFPPTPPSALIGGYKDRADGLLQFPSLPIVAASAIEHMRVSRGSEIDSFLAQSQGFGGVEPFFRPEVMSGAENTREDAFFIYSRAQKLISLCGWEPRWLPNVQDCEEYSAQSARNGCSTSPTKDHGPPQELGRGKKVLSCSKKRDTVKNEVVCPMSKGESRSPLLDCSLCGATVRILDFLTVSRPACFAPNSIDIPETSKKMALTRGVSAASGISGWVATDGMGKEQTEDHDEAATDEGRSLSNNGVDLNLTMAGGLSCSQLRKNLGPDQFQDVHKRRDPMIGQPSSSEVGDRAASYESRGPSSNKRHLEERGSTADRPQLVVQQADSVEGTVIDRDGDEVNDDSQYSAGPSKRPRESDPLEIHHSSYGKNAAGAGPSLSLGIEVGTDGQRDDPFNQGHEQVIGFPATRDSTHVSSVIAMDTFHCADDDSMESVENYPGDVGDIEFPSTSGVKSTDPFEMSELNYSNQAQQSACPAAIRSAGEIGVSSTNDEEVLNADTATAHARDGLSFGISGGSIGMGASHEAEIHGMDASVHRADSVVGDVEPIAEITENEGQTGEFGPDPGLMGDYVPEEMDREDPNGDSQDLTSRSVGRADSGSKILGSAKAESIESAEKTSHDPSTPNNSAHPSLSCNAILLSVHEASKEEVTQAAQAANALATEDGGYVVESGFLVAKGTGPPNGESGYKEAVEFDPVNHHNPFCPWVNGNVAAAGCTSSSGSSSSAGALALCGWQLTLDALDSLSLGNVPIQTVESESAASLYKDDHRSAGRKLLARNSFSKSRGGN